The Vibrio kanaloae genome has a window encoding:
- the rodA gene encoding rod shape-determining protein RodA: MKLDPSTGRNRALFERLHIDLTLLLGILALMGFALLIMYSASGQSLAMMDRQAMRMALSLGVMIFLAQISPRTYETLAPLLFAVGVILLLGVLFFGEASKGAQRWLNFGFVRFQPSELLKLAVPLMLARFIGKRSLPPTLQTLTLSLVMVLVPTILIAKQPDLGTSILIAASGIFVIFLSGISWKIIASAAIALGAFIPILWFFLMREYQKVRVRTLFDPESDPLGAGYHIIQSKIAIGSGGISGKGWLQGTQSQLEFIPERHTDFIFAVIAEEWGMIGILFLLAIYLFIIGRGLILASQAQTAFGRMMGGSIVLSFFVYIFVNIGMVSGILPVVGVPLPLVSYGGTSMVTLMAGFGILMSIHTHRKAFSKAT, encoded by the coding sequence ATGAAACTTGATCCTTCAACAGGGAGAAACAGAGCCTTATTTGAAAGGCTACATATCGACCTAACACTATTACTCGGTATCCTAGCTTTAATGGGCTTCGCCTTACTGATAATGTACAGCGCGAGTGGTCAAAGCCTCGCAATGATGGATCGCCAGGCCATGCGCATGGCACTCTCCTTGGGGGTTATGATTTTCTTAGCGCAAATTTCGCCTCGCACCTACGAAACCTTAGCTCCACTGCTGTTCGCTGTTGGTGTCATTCTGCTATTGGGTGTGTTATTTTTTGGTGAAGCTTCTAAAGGTGCACAGCGTTGGCTAAACTTCGGCTTTGTTCGATTCCAGCCTTCTGAACTATTGAAACTTGCGGTACCTTTGATGCTGGCACGGTTTATCGGTAAGCGCTCACTTCCGCCCACCTTACAGACCTTGACACTCTCTTTAGTCATGGTTCTTGTACCGACTATTTTAATCGCTAAGCAACCCGATTTAGGAACATCGATACTCATCGCTGCGTCAGGTATCTTCGTAATATTCCTTTCAGGTATTAGTTGGAAGATCATCGCCAGTGCCGCAATTGCTCTTGGCGCGTTCATTCCAATTCTGTGGTTCTTCTTGATGCGCGAATATCAAAAAGTACGGGTAAGAACCCTTTTTGATCCTGAATCCGATCCATTAGGTGCGGGTTACCACATCATTCAGAGTAAGATTGCGATAGGTTCTGGTGGGATATCAGGAAAAGGTTGGCTGCAAGGCACGCAGTCTCAACTGGAGTTTATCCCAGAACGACACACCGACTTCATTTTTGCAGTAATTGCCGAAGAATGGGGCATGATTGGTATTTTGTTTTTGCTTGCTATTTACCTGTTTATTATTGGACGCGGATTAATACTTGCGAGCCAAGCTCAAACGGCATTTGGCCGAATGATGGGCGGCAGTATTGTATTGAGCTTCTTCGTCTATATTTTTGTAAACATTGGCATGGTAAGTGGCATCCTTCCAGTTGTAGGTGTTCCCCTTCCTCTGGTTAGTTATGGCGGTACTTCAATGGTTACCCTTATGGCTGGTTTTGGTATTTTAATGTCTATCCATACACATAGAAAAGCATTCTCAAAGGCGACCTAA
- a CDS encoding RecQ family ATP-dependent DNA helicase yields MIEQKLKQVFGFDSLRNGQKQVIDNVLSGHSTAAIFPTGSGKSLCYQLPALELPHLTLVISPLLALMKDQLAFLHSKGISAAAIESSQDRQTTQQVMQSVRNGDTKILMISVERLKNERFRQFISQVPISLLVVDEAHCISEWGHNFRPDYLKLPQYQKQLNIPQVLLLTATATTSVIQDMKSKFEIDEERVVVTGFYRQNLDLSIQPCEQTSKLETLCNVVNQASLAPTIVYVTLQQTAEMVAQQLRNAGVNAVAYHAGLKPENRDAIQHQFMNDEVSCIVATIAFGMGVDKSNIRRVIHFDLPKSIENYSQEIGRAGRDGQASECILLANKHGLSTLENFVFGDTPDNISIQAVLKEIYENQNIGASGSNQWEIMLNQLSRESNIRQLPLKTLLVYLEIEGVIEPKYSYFADYKFKFIRPKQQITEQFQSERRQFVEAIFQCSPQARVWCQVDFDALWTHFQADRQRVIAAIDYFNEQGWIELESKQITDVYAIHNTSEDMMQLSERLTELFKAKEHSEINRLNQMLNFFEADTCLSSRLASYFADDKVPTKCGHCSVCRDQVAMLPTVDVEPIDDETVIKWIHEFVSKSQQLITDEAITRFLCGIATPLSTKLKASKMIGYGKLEQQPFSDTLARVKQLPR; encoded by the coding sequence ATGATTGAGCAGAAGCTAAAACAAGTATTCGGATTCGACTCACTGCGTAATGGACAAAAGCAAGTCATTGATAATGTTCTATCTGGTCACTCGACTGCCGCGATATTCCCGACAGGCTCTGGTAAATCTCTGTGCTATCAATTACCAGCATTAGAGTTACCGCACTTAACCTTGGTAATATCGCCGCTGTTAGCCTTGATGAAAGACCAACTCGCTTTCCTGCACAGTAAAGGTATTAGCGCAGCTGCAATCGAATCCAGCCAAGACAGACAAACCACACAACAGGTTATGCAGTCGGTACGTAACGGTGACACCAAGATACTGATGATCTCCGTTGAGCGCTTGAAGAACGAACGCTTTCGCCAGTTTATCTCCCAAGTGCCGATCTCGTTACTGGTAGTAGATGAAGCGCACTGTATTTCAGAATGGGGACACAACTTCAGACCCGATTATCTGAAGCTTCCTCAATACCAAAAGCAGCTCAATATTCCTCAGGTTCTACTACTGACAGCCACCGCAACCACCTCGGTTATCCAAGACATGAAGTCAAAGTTTGAAATTGATGAGGAGCGCGTGGTAGTGACGGGGTTCTATCGTCAAAACCTCGACCTGTCGATTCAACCTTGCGAACAAACCAGCAAGCTAGAAACCTTGTGCAATGTCGTTAACCAAGCTTCTCTCGCTCCGACTATTGTTTATGTCACCCTTCAACAAACAGCAGAGATGGTGGCTCAGCAACTTCGTAACGCTGGCGTTAATGCCGTGGCTTACCATGCGGGTCTTAAGCCTGAAAACCGAGATGCAATTCAACATCAATTCATGAATGATGAAGTGAGCTGTATCGTGGCAACCATTGCTTTTGGTATGGGCGTGGATAAGTCCAACATTCGCCGAGTGATTCACTTTGACTTACCAAAGTCGATAGAAAATTACTCGCAAGAGATCGGCAGAGCTGGCCGAGACGGGCAAGCGTCTGAATGTATTCTACTCGCTAACAAACATGGTTTAAGCACACTCGAGAACTTCGTTTTTGGTGATACGCCAGACAACATATCTATCCAAGCGGTATTAAAAGAGATCTACGAAAATCAAAACATTGGCGCTTCTGGCTCGAATCAATGGGAGATCATGCTTAACCAGCTATCACGTGAGTCCAACATTCGTCAGTTACCGCTAAAAACACTACTGGTGTATCTTGAAATTGAAGGCGTGATTGAGCCGAAGTACAGCTACTTTGCTGATTACAAATTTAAGTTCATTCGTCCGAAACAGCAGATCACAGAGCAATTTCAAAGTGAACGTCGTCAATTTGTCGAAGCGATCTTCCAATGTTCACCTCAAGCTAGAGTGTGGTGCCAAGTCGACTTCGATGCGCTTTGGACTCACTTCCAAGCAGATCGCCAGCGTGTGATTGCGGCTATCGACTACTTCAATGAACAAGGTTGGATTGAACTAGAAAGCAAGCAGATCACCGATGTCTACGCAATCCACAATACTTCTGAAGATATGATGCAACTGTCAGAGCGCCTTACTGAGTTGTTTAAAGCAAAAGAGCACAGCGAGATAAACCGCCTTAACCAAATGCTGAATTTCTTTGAGGCGGATACTTGCTTAAGCTCACGCCTTGCCAGTTACTTTGCCGATGACAAAGTCCCTACCAAATGTGGACACTGTTCAGTATGTCGAGATCAAGTCGCAATGTTACCCACTGTTGATGTTGAACCAATTGATGATGAGACGGTGATAAAATGGATTCATGAGTTTGTATCGAAGAGCCAACAATTGATTACCGACGAAGCCATTACTCGTTTTCTATGCGGAATCGCCACTCCGCTTTCAACCAAACTTAAAGCGAGCAAGATGATCGGTTACGGCAAGCTCGAACAACAACCATTCAGTGATACCTTAGCGCGAGTTAAACAGCTTCCTAGGTAA
- a CDS encoding serine hydrolase, producing the protein MIKSNKLVKSIFATSVALSATIATSSFAAPIVVPDAPQIAAKGFVLMDYHSGKVLAEKEMNTQLSPASLTKMMTSYVIGQELDRGNINLNDDVVISENAWAKNFPDSSKMFVEVGTTVKVEELNRGIIIQSGNDACVAMAEHIAGSEDAFVDLMNAWASSIGMKDTHFANVHGLDNPNLYSTPYDMALLGQALIRDVPDEYRIYSEKKFTYNGITQYNRNGLLWDKSMNVDGIKTGHTNNAGYSLVSSATEGKMRLVAVVMGTKNTNARKTESKKLLSYGFRFFETVAPHTAGETFVEEKIWMGSQDTVALGVDEDTFVTLPRGQAKNLKASFVLEKELEAPISKGDVVGKLFYQVDGEDVAEYPLLALENVEQGSLFSRLWDYLVLLFKGFF; encoded by the coding sequence ATGATTAAATCTAATAAACTTGTTAAATCGATTTTTGCTACTTCTGTTGCGCTTTCAGCAACAATAGCTACATCATCATTCGCCGCTCCTATTGTTGTTCCTGACGCACCCCAAATCGCCGCTAAAGGTTTTGTTCTAATGGATTACCATTCGGGCAAAGTACTAGCCGAGAAAGAGATGAACACTCAGCTTTCTCCAGCAAGTTTAACCAAGATGATGACGAGCTACGTGATCGGCCAAGAGCTTGATCGTGGTAACATCAACCTAAACGACGACGTTGTAATCAGCGAAAATGCTTGGGCTAAAAACTTCCCAGACTCATCTAAAATGTTCGTTGAGGTTGGTACAACGGTTAAAGTTGAAGAACTGAACCGCGGAATCATTATTCAATCAGGTAACGATGCTTGTGTTGCTATGGCCGAACACATTGCCGGATCTGAAGACGCATTTGTAGACCTCATGAACGCATGGGCAAGCTCTATCGGCATGAAAGACACCCACTTCGCTAACGTGCACGGTTTAGATAACCCGAATCTATACTCAACGCCTTATGATATGGCTCTACTTGGTCAGGCGCTGATTCGCGACGTTCCTGATGAGTATCGTATCTACTCAGAGAAAAAGTTCACTTACAATGGCATAACCCAATACAACCGTAACGGTCTGTTATGGGACAAGAGCATGAACGTTGATGGCATTAAAACTGGCCACACGAACAACGCAGGTTACAGCCTAGTAAGCTCAGCAACAGAAGGAAAAATGCGCTTAGTTGCTGTTGTTATGGGCACTAAGAATACAAACGCTCGTAAGACCGAAAGCAAAAAACTACTTAGCTACGGTTTCCGTTTCTTCGAAACAGTTGCACCACATACAGCTGGTGAAACCTTCGTAGAAGAGAAAATCTGGATGGGTAGCCAAGATACCGTTGCTTTAGGCGTAGACGAAGATACTTTCGTTACTCTTCCTCGTGGTCAAGCGAAGAACCTAAAGGCAAGCTTCGTTCTTGAAAAAGAGCTAGAAGCGCCAATCAGTAAAGGCGATGTTGTAGGTAAGCTGTTCTATCAAGTAGACGGTGAAGACGTTGCTGAATACCCACTGCTTGCACTTGAAAATGTAGAGCAGGGCAGCCTATTTAGCCGTCTGTGGGACTACTTGGTACTGCTTTTCAAAGGTTTCTTCTAA
- the dinB gene encoding DNA polymerase IV: MSSVVEDKIRKIIHVDMDCFYAAVEMRDNPVYRNRPLAVGGHEKQRGVLSTCNYEARKFGVRSAMPTGKALQLCPNLLVVPGRMSVYVEISKKIREIFSRYTSMIEPLSLDEAFLDVTESTKCHGSATLIAESIRRDIWNELNLTASAGIAPIKFLAKVASDMNKPNGQFVIPPQDVQAVIDQLPLESIPGVGKVSIEKLHQAGFFTCKDIKESDYRDLLLKFGRQGASLWKRSHGIDDREVITERERKSVGVERTFTQNISTYAECWHVIEDKLFPELETRLEKASPSKAIIKQGIKLKFADFQQTTIEHIHASLDREHFKELLSEILKRQQGREIRLLGLSVVLQPKDQMRQLSFF, from the coding sequence ATGTCTAGTGTGGTCGAAGATAAAATAAGAAAGATAATCCATGTTGATATGGATTGTTTTTACGCGGCTGTAGAAATGCGTGATAACCCTGTTTATCGAAATCGACCACTGGCAGTAGGTGGTCATGAAAAGCAGCGTGGCGTTTTAAGTACGTGTAACTATGAGGCTCGCAAGTTTGGAGTTCGTTCGGCTATGCCCACAGGGAAAGCGCTACAGCTTTGCCCTAACTTGTTGGTTGTCCCTGGAAGGATGTCGGTTTATGTCGAGATATCCAAAAAAATTCGAGAAATTTTTTCTCGATACACTTCGATGATTGAACCTCTCTCTCTAGATGAAGCATTTCTTGACGTTACAGAGTCGACAAAGTGTCATGGTTCGGCAACACTGATCGCAGAATCGATTCGGCGTGATATATGGAATGAACTCAACCTCACGGCTTCTGCTGGTATTGCTCCGATAAAATTCCTAGCGAAAGTCGCTTCAGATATGAATAAGCCAAATGGTCAGTTTGTTATCCCTCCGCAAGACGTGCAAGCGGTGATCGACCAGTTACCACTCGAAAGCATTCCCGGTGTCGGTAAGGTGAGCATTGAAAAGTTACATCAAGCTGGCTTCTTTACTTGTAAAGATATCAAAGAATCTGACTATCGCGACTTACTGCTCAAGTTTGGCCGTCAAGGTGCATCACTTTGGAAGCGCAGCCATGGTATTGATGACCGAGAAGTGATTACTGAGCGTGAAAGAAAGTCGGTAGGTGTGGAGCGAACCTTTACTCAAAATATATCGACCTACGCAGAATGTTGGCATGTGATTGAAGACAAGCTGTTTCCTGAACTCGAAACTCGCTTAGAAAAGGCTAGCCCAAGTAAAGCGATCATCAAGCAAGGTATTAAGCTCAAATTCGCCGATTTTCAGCAAACCACGATTGAGCACATACATGCTTCACTTGATCGAGAACACTTCAAAGAACTGCTAAGTGAAATACTGAAAAGGCAACAAGGAAGAGAAATCCGCTTACTTGGCTTGAGTGTGGTGTTACAACCGAAAGACCAGATGCGTCAGCTGAGTTTCTTTTAG
- a CDS encoding YggN family protein, whose product MKNNVLIASLTAAIAVVSLPTFAAQCRVDLKNELRIDDQKVEIHQVNGDTAVFDNNNDLYIHGEKVELDADQQAAIEKYRDNMSEYLPRAKQMANDSLALANDVIDDIAASLDSPESFDNVKESMKEYFTELEARYYKDGELVLPANSFDSMANSWSEDFDKAKKIFNQEFISSAFNAMSEKMKQEGGLNLTELADSMAELKLKVEERMKEHAQQVEEETAEFCDSLDEMVEQEQELHEIIPNLKGYQVFTI is encoded by the coding sequence ATGAAAAACAATGTATTAATTGCATCACTAACAGCTGCAATAGCAGTTGTGAGCTTGCCAACGTTTGCTGCTCAGTGTCGTGTTGATTTGAAGAATGAATTACGAATCGATGATCAAAAAGTCGAAATCCACCAAGTGAATGGTGATACTGCTGTCTTTGATAACAATAATGATCTCTATATCCATGGTGAAAAGGTTGAACTCGATGCTGATCAACAAGCAGCGATAGAGAAATACCGTGACAACATGAGTGAGTATTTACCACGAGCGAAACAAATGGCTAACGATAGCCTAGCGCTAGCCAATGACGTTATTGATGATATTGCTGCTAGCCTCGATTCTCCTGAGTCTTTTGATAATGTAAAAGAGTCAATGAAAGAGTACTTCACTGAACTAGAAGCTCGTTACTATAAAGACGGTGAGTTAGTGCTGCCAGCTAATAGTTTCGACTCGATGGCCAATAGTTGGTCTGAAGATTTCGATAAGGCTAAGAAAATCTTTAACCAAGAGTTTATCTCTAGCGCTTTTAATGCGATGTCAGAGAAAATGAAGCAAGAGGGTGGATTAAATCTTACCGAGTTGGCTGATAGTATGGCTGAATTAAAGCTTAAAGTAGAAGAGAGAATGAAAGAGCATGCTCAACAAGTAGAAGAAGAAACGGCTGAGTTTTGTGATTCTCTAGATGAGATGGTAGAACAAGAGCAAGAGCTGCATGAAATCATTCCGAACCTAAAAGGTTATCAGGTATTTACGATCTAA
- a CDS encoding GreA/GreB family elongation factor gives MNKSELRQIILEQLESRLRIAQSATQRAIDAATDEETVPEHKYDTLALEASYLAHGQALRVQECEDDIQCYRNLVLRDSEKIAVSSYVVVIDENDEYKHFFIGPRVGGLSVTWNHHEIAIVTVNAPFGKALMGKEVGDEIEFKVADKLFCYEVVSID, from the coding sequence ATGAATAAGTCCGAGCTTCGACAAATAATCTTAGAGCAACTCGAATCCCGATTACGTATCGCACAATCTGCTACTCAGCGAGCCATTGACGCTGCGACCGATGAAGAAACTGTGCCAGAGCATAAGTATGATACATTGGCATTAGAAGCCTCGTATCTTGCTCATGGACAAGCGTTGCGAGTGCAAGAATGCGAAGATGATATCCAGTGCTACCGGAATCTAGTATTACGTGACAGTGAAAAGATTGCAGTAAGCAGCTATGTTGTGGTCATTGATGAAAATGATGAATATAAACACTTTTTCATTGGACCGAGAGTCGGAGGACTTTCTGTTACGTGGAATCATCATGAGATCGCTATCGTGACGGTGAATGCACCTTTTGGTAAGGCTCTGATGGGCAAAGAAGTTGGTGATGAGATAGAGTTTAAGGTCGCTGACAAACTGTTTTGTTATGAAGTCGTGTCTATCGATTGA
- the lipA gene encoding lipoyl synthase produces the protein MSKPIQMEKGVKYRDADKMALIPVKNMPAEQKEVLRKPDWMKIKLPSDSHRIQEIKSAMRKNNLHSVCEEASCPNLAECFNHGTATFMILGAICTRRCPFCDVAHGRPVAPEAEEPKKLAKTIKDMKLKYVVITSVDRDDLRDGGAQHFADCNREIREQNPNIRIETLVPDFRGRMDVALDLMKDNPPDVFNHNLETAPRLYRKARPGANYKWSLDLLKKFKEQHPDIPTKSGVMMGLGETKEEIVQVLKDLREHGVTMLTLGQYLAPSRHHLPVERYVPPSEFDELKDIALELGFTHAACGPFVRSSYHADLQAQGMEIK, from the coding sequence ATGAGCAAACCAATCCAAATGGAAAAAGGCGTTAAATATCGTGACGCTGACAAAATGGCATTAATTCCCGTAAAGAATATGCCTGCTGAACAGAAAGAAGTTCTACGCAAGCCTGACTGGATGAAGATTAAACTGCCTTCAGACAGCCATCGTATCCAAGAAATCAAATCTGCAATGCGCAAAAACAACCTACATTCAGTTTGTGAAGAGGCGTCTTGTCCTAACCTAGCCGAGTGCTTTAACCACGGTACGGCAACGTTTATGATTCTTGGCGCTATCTGTACTCGCCGCTGCCCGTTCTGTGATGTTGCCCATGGTCGCCCGGTTGCTCCTGAAGCAGAAGAGCCGAAGAAACTGGCTAAGACGATTAAAGACATGAAACTGAAGTACGTAGTAATCACTTCAGTTGACCGCGATGATCTACGTGATGGTGGCGCTCAGCACTTTGCTGACTGTAACCGTGAAATTCGCGAGCAAAACCCAAATATTCGTATCGAAACACTGGTTCCAGACTTCCGTGGCCGTATGGACGTTGCACTTGATCTAATGAAAGACAACCCGCCAGATGTTTTCAACCACAACCTAGAGACAGCGCCACGCCTATACCGTAAAGCGCGTCCAGGTGCGAACTACAAGTGGTCTCTTGATCTACTGAAGAAATTCAAAGAGCAACACCCTGATATTCCAACAAAGTCAGGTGTGATGATGGGGCTTGGTGAGACAAAAGAAGAGATCGTTCAAGTACTGAAAGACCTTCGTGAGCATGGTGTAACTATGCTGACACTAGGCCAATACCTAGCGCCAAGCCGTCACCACTTACCAGTAGAACGTTACGTGCCGCCTTCTGAGTTCGATGAACTAAAAGATATTGCTCTTGAACTAGGCTTCACTCACGCCGCTTGTGGCCCATTTGTGCGTTCTTCTTACCATGCCGACTTGCAAGCTCAAGGTATGGAAATTAAGTAA
- the ybeD gene encoding DUF493 family protein YbeD: protein MMNINSDAKLKDLLEFPCSFTYKVMGHAKPELTELVLEVIQRHAPGDYSPTLKPSAKGNYHSVSINITATSIEQVETLYKELGEIEIVRMVL from the coding sequence ATCATGAACATCAATTCTGATGCAAAACTAAAAGACCTCTTAGAGTTCCCTTGTTCATTCACTTACAAGGTAATGGGCCACGCTAAGCCAGAACTGACTGAGCTAGTGCTAGAAGTGATCCAGCGTCATGCTCCTGGTGACTACAGCCCAACGCTAAAACCGAGTGCGAAAGGTAACTACCACTCTGTTTCTATCAATATTACTGCGACGTCAATCGAACAAGTAGAAACACTATATAAAGAACTGGGCGAGATCGAAATAGTTCGGATGGTTCTGTAG
- a CDS encoding septal ring lytic transglycosylase RlpA family protein: MTITTFPKKASLVDELPIKKIVSILGLAILINGCSSQQPTGRYDIDSDIAPDAPISVEHLEDAHPQYEPYSLGGNTDYTLRGENYKILQKTQGFTEKGKASWYGKKFHGHLTSNGEIYDMYSMSAAHKTLPIPSYVKVTNTDNNKTTIVRINDRGPFHEGRIIDLSYAAAYKLDVLRTGTANVEIEVITVAMPTDANKKATLPQFIIQVATSRHKDRTENLAKDLGGKLAVATFLQSNDDNYRLMLGPFHDYALTQEKLKQVKLMGYPSAYIKKHTLTR, translated from the coding sequence ATGACTATTACAACGTTTCCAAAAAAAGCATCCTTGGTTGATGAACTGCCAATCAAAAAAATAGTCTCTATCTTAGGGCTAGCGATTTTAATTAATGGTTGTTCTTCACAGCAGCCAACAGGCCGCTACGATATTGATTCAGACATTGCACCAGACGCACCTATCTCGGTAGAGCATTTAGAGGACGCTCACCCTCAGTATGAACCGTACAGCTTAGGTGGTAACACGGATTACACTCTGCGTGGCGAAAACTACAAAATACTACAAAAGACACAAGGGTTTACTGAGAAAGGCAAAGCCTCTTGGTACGGTAAGAAATTTCATGGTCATTTAACGTCTAATGGCGAGATCTACGACATGTATTCGATGTCTGCAGCGCACAAAACATTACCCATTCCAAGTTATGTAAAAGTGACGAATACCGACAATAACAAAACCACGATTGTTCGTATCAATGACCGTGGCCCATTTCATGAAGGCCGAATCATTGACCTTAGTTATGCGGCGGCTTACAAGCTCGATGTTTTGAGAACGGGCACGGCTAATGTGGAGATTGAAGTCATCACAGTCGCTATGCCGACCGATGCGAATAAAAAAGCCACTTTACCGCAATTTATCATTCAGGTTGCCACATCTCGGCACAAAGACAGAACTGAGAACTTAGCCAAAGATCTAGGTGGAAAGCTTGCAGTAGCAACCTTCTTACAGTCAAATGATGATAACTACCGTCTGATGCTTGGGCCATTTCATGACTATGCGCTGACTCAAGAGAAATTAAAACAGGTTAAGCTTATGGGTTACCCGTCAGCTTATATAAAAAAACACACACTAACTCGCTAA
- a CDS encoding sodium-dependent transporter, with product MEQQSSSSREHFSSRLGFILAAAGAAVGLGNIWGFPTQVASNGGGAFLLVYLFMIFVVAFPMLVVEMAIGRHGQANPVDSMRSLTKKPLGKKVGEFVGWIGLSVPSAVLAFYSIVGGWLICFLIGAVADLIGLEAIADWFKGFSVERNVFGTVAFYVLTILIVQGGVKQGIEKWSTRLMPALFVLFGLLFVYIMTQAGAMEGLKHYLVPDFEKVWDRKLILAAMGQGFFSLTIGGCSMLVYGSYLSKKENLPKMAMNVTLVDTAVAFIAGLVVMPAMFVAMQKGVQIYAEDGSLLSSDTLVFTVLPLMFDSLGVLGQIFAIVFFLLLTIAALTSSISMLEGPVALVSERFNTRRTATSWVIGGAIALFSVVIVYNFAAMFGMVAMIATQYLQPIAALMFCLFGGWVWSRSSKVEELEQGCPDFQLGWFGKVWPMYVKFVCPILVATVIWASFG from the coding sequence ATGGAGCAACAATCTTCCTCTTCTAGAGAGCATTTTAGCTCTCGCTTGGGTTTTATTTTAGCAGCGGCTGGTGCCGCTGTTGGTTTGGGAAATATTTGGGGATTCCCAACCCAAGTTGCCAGTAACGGTGGTGGCGCTTTTCTCTTAGTCTATTTGTTCATGATCTTCGTGGTTGCTTTCCCAATGCTGGTGGTTGAGATGGCGATTGGGCGTCACGGCCAAGCCAATCCAGTAGATAGCATGCGTTCTTTGACTAAAAAACCTTTAGGCAAAAAAGTCGGTGAATTTGTTGGTTGGATTGGCTTAAGTGTCCCAAGTGCAGTATTAGCTTTCTATAGCATTGTTGGCGGCTGGTTGATCTGTTTCCTGATTGGTGCTGTTGCTGATCTGATTGGCCTAGAGGCTATTGCGGATTGGTTTAAAGGCTTCAGTGTTGAGCGCAATGTATTTGGTACCGTAGCGTTCTATGTACTGACTATTCTGATTGTACAGGGTGGTGTTAAGCAAGGCATCGAGAAGTGGTCGACGCGTTTGATGCCAGCACTGTTTGTGTTGTTTGGTTTATTGTTTGTTTACATCATGACGCAAGCTGGTGCGATGGAAGGCCTAAAGCACTATTTAGTACCAGACTTTGAAAAGGTGTGGGATAGAAAACTGATTCTAGCAGCGATGGGGCAGGGGTTCTTCTCACTAACCATTGGTGGATGCTCAATGTTGGTTTATGGTTCTTACTTAAGCAAGAAAGAAAATCTGCCAAAAATGGCAATGAACGTTACTTTGGTTGATACCGCGGTTGCTTTTATTGCGGGTTTGGTCGTGATGCCTGCGATGTTTGTTGCGATGCAAAAAGGCGTTCAAATCTATGCGGAAGATGGCTCGTTGTTAAGTTCTGATACTTTAGTGTTTACAGTTTTGCCTTTGATGTTTGATAGCTTAGGTGTACTTGGTCAGATCTTCGCAATTGTCTTCTTCTTGTTGCTAACGATAGCTGCCCTTACTTCTTCAATTTCGATGCTAGAAGGGCCTGTAGCGCTAGTGAGCGAGCGTTTCAATACCAGACGAACAGCAACGAGTTGGGTTATTGGTGGTGCTATTGCACTGTTCAGTGTGGTGATTGTCTACAACTTTGCTGCGATGTTTGGCATGGTTGCGATGATAGCGACTCAATACCTTCAACCGATTGCAGCACTGATGTTCTGCCTGTTTGGCGGCTGGGTGTGGAGCCGATCTTCAAAAGTGGAAGAGCTTGAGCAAGGCTGTCCTGATTTTCAACTTGGCTGGTTTGGTAAAGTGTGGCCAATGTATGTGAAGTTCGTATGCCCAATCTTAGTGGCAACGGTTATTTGGGCTTCTTTCGGTTAG
- the lipB gene encoding lipoyl(octanoyl) transferase LipB encodes MQNKLIVKKLGRQDYEPVWKAMHKFTDERTEEDVDQVWLVEHNPIFTQGQAGKAEHVLNAGDIPVVQSDRGGQVTYHGPGQLVAYFLINIRRKNFGVRDLVTHIENLVINTMKAYNIDSAARPDAPGVYVDGKKICSLGLRIRRGCSFHGLALNVNMDLSPFLRINPCGYQGMEMAQVSQLGGPSELENVEQQLIQELVELLDYDQVDIQATSNITAEA; translated from the coding sequence TTGCAAAATAAGCTAATTGTAAAAAAATTAGGTCGTCAGGATTACGAGCCTGTATGGAAAGCCATGCATAAATTCACAGACGAACGCACAGAAGAAGATGTAGACCAAGTTTGGTTAGTTGAACACAACCCTATCTTCACTCAAGGACAAGCAGGTAAAGCTGAGCATGTATTAAATGCTGGTGATATCCCTGTGGTACAAAGCGATCGCGGTGGTCAAGTGACTTATCACGGCCCGGGTCAGTTAGTCGCTTACTTTTTGATTAATATCCGCCGCAAGAATTTCGGAGTACGTGATTTGGTGACTCATATCGAGAACCTCGTAATCAATACTATGAAAGCTTACAATATAGATTCAGCTGCCCGACCTGACGCTCCTGGTGTTTATGTCGATGGCAAGAAGATCTGTTCACTCGGATTACGTATTCGACGCGGCTGCTCGTTCCACGGGCTAGCACTCAACGTTAATATGGATCTGTCTCCGTTCCTCCGCATTAACCCATGTGGTTACCAAGGTATGGAAATGGCACAAGTAAGCCAACTCGGTGGACCAAGTGAACTAGAAAACGTTGAGCAACAGTTAATACAAGAGCTTGTAGAATTACTCGATTATGACCAAGTAGACATTCAAGCCACCAGTAACATTACAGCAGAAGCATAA